The Sabethes cyaneus chromosome 1, idSabCyanKW18_F2, whole genome shotgun sequence DNA segment TTCGAACTTCACTCCGCACACATCCACGGAAAGGTCAACCTTATCGATTTCGGTGTAGAAAAGGGGTAGTTGAGGAGGTGCGTCGAAAGGAATGCCCTGAAGATAGCAATGCATGTACCAAGCCGCAGTTTTGCCGTCGTTGACGGATTCGACGGTTGTTTCGGCTGCCCCTGCCAGATCTCCACCACAGAAAACAGATGGAACTGGTGTCTGCTGGGTTTTGGAATCGACCTGCGGCAAGTTCCAACGATTCAACGGGACTGGTTTTAGAGCGTCGATAACTGGTGAAACATAATAGTTGTTTAGTTGTTCCAGTGATTCATCAATTAAACCTACCTTCCTTGTCGTTCAGCTCGGATCCGAAGGCGGAAATAATGAAATTTGCTTTCAGCCGGGTGGTTTGATCTGCGTCCTCAATCCAGTTTCCGGCTTCATCCTGCTCGGTACGAACAAACTCGGCAGCTGCAATCTGTAATGTCGGGGAAACGGATTATCATACTAATGAGGAACAGCTAGAATCTATCGGCTAACCTTTCCATCTCGAAGGATCACTTCCTTAGGCGACATGAATGGGATGAACTCACAACGCTCTTCTCGTGCAAGTTCGACTTCTTCAGGAACAGCACGGATGTTGTTGTTACCCTTCCGGAAGACTACAAATACTTTGCGAGCACCACAACGTAGAGCTGACGTAGCGCAATCGAATGCTGTATCACCTGCTCCAAGTACAATCACGTTGCCGCTTAATGTTGGAAAGTTGGAAGCGGCCACCTTGCATGCACAAAGTCCTTGCTTGCTTCCATCAGAAACCAGGGGAAGGAAGTCCTTTGATGTATAAAATCCTTGATTCTGTGTTAACCCTTGAAACACCCTGTCGATTTTCGGTTGAGGTAATCCAATTCCGAGAAAGACAGCATCATTGCCGGAATCCAGTAAACCTTGGACGGTTACGTCTTTGGTTGACAGAATACGACCTGTTTCGAATTTCACGCCCAAATCTTGTACAAGCTGAATTTCAAACTTCACAACATCAATTGGAAGACGATACTGTGGGATTTCCGCTGAACTGAGACCTCCTAGATAGTTACGCTTCTCATAAATGGTAATATCCGTATAACCAAGACGGCCCAAAAACGTAGCACATGATAGCGACGCCGGTCCACCTCCGATCAGAGCAATCTTTTTGTTTGGAAACTTCAGCGGAGCAACATTCGGTGGAACGATTTGATGAagtcccatttgcttgaatacttCAGTGGCAAACTGTTGCAAACCACCAATATTGATTGCACCTTCTTCGGCGGCCTGTAGATTACACCCTCCGACGCAAAGATCGCTCGTCGGACAGACCATGCCACAGGTCAGTCCCAGCGGATTGTCGGAGAAAATGGCCTTCGCCGCACCGTAGTAGTTCTTGTTGGCAATGCTAGTAATGAAGCTTTTGATGTCCAGCTGGGTTGGGCAGGACTTCTGGCAGGGAGCGTCGGCACATTTTAGACAGCGAGCTGCCTCACGCAAGGCGGCTCGTTCCGACAGGGTTGTGTGCTTGATGTCGGAAAAGTCATTCGTAAGCGGAGTGCAACTGGTACAGGAACGATCGGTGTTTCGCTTCCAGTGTTTCTTCACCGTTTTGGTCACCGTCGTCGGTACGAGCGAACCGTGCGTTTTAACTCGCGGGTTCAACGCCAGGAGGCTCTGGAAGATTGAAACTAGATGTTAGTGTTAAATAATTCGCAATAATCTAACATGAATGGATGATCCGTTACGTGTCACTATGGACGTTGATAACGTGGCCTTAATAAACCATGGAAATGTGATAAGGCCAGTTTCACGGTGACGTGAATAGTGTTTGCAACAGAAAGATTACTCTCAAAAAATAAGCCTATTTGAGAATAAATATGCGTTGTAGAAGAGATCATATTACGCTGGGTCGGAGGTAGCAGACATATAGGGTAagaaggggtaagaaggcccggcggggtaagagggaccacatcgatttcgtcaagaaatcctcaaattttctacaaatgccccagtatgttttgtttattaacctatctaaacactttcgagacaacctgtggcactcggccgtatccaacgtcaaaactagaatcaaaacaaacttttcgttcgcagtgtcttcatgcgatataatttcagcagcaacaaatttaaggtttttcagcaaaaaaaagctaagtattttgacgtttctcttaccactgactttaattgggcaattcttgttctgcgtgtggcgaaaaatgtatataaaatagtacggattgagagataaatgcaaaataatgtaaattgttaggtaggggtaagacgggccatttttcacggggtaaaagggccatacgtcatagtgatcataattgcctaaagttttTCTGTTTAGtatcttaatagattttagaaatattgaatgaaaaaaccaacctttttcctgttaaatttgactaaatattttattattctgatggatacgcatttcgtttacgacttgcaggcttcatcagtgtctttttcgacatagagtacacctgtaataaaaattatccctgaatctgagatctgTCTAATACAGAGCCTctcacgtcaaaagaagccaacaagtgccattcgaatgacataatcaatgtaaatttagaTCTAacgaaatcaaaattcgatgattccaattcacttaacgttgccttctttaccttcacctaaagttaatggtattcgaagagtaaacgtcctgctgacaaatcaacaaaaataacgccaagaaaagagtaaataaaaaccagtagagtaaaataacgtctactcttattttcaaaattgaactagtagtaaagttccttcttttagcaAGTGTCTAAAtgaaactataccttcttttagcatgtacctaaaaaccccttaagaacttgttcttacttagttaataatattgaaattgtgtttacaattcaaagaaaccttcaaatctgccacaatccgccatggtccgtcttacccctttggtggtccttcttaccccgcctgattgtgaacgagtaatttttagacgtttcgaaaattgatgaaaaatcacggaaaaataaactaattaattctttatataatttttaatggtagataaatgaatgcttttccatgtgtggaacaagaaaatgtgaattttcgtacacattttatgctagcaatttattcgcttaggggggccgtcttaccccgtcttcccctacttCAAGTTAAATTTCTGTGTATGAAAACAAGTGACGCATTGCCTATAGTTTAGAGAGGGGTAATTGGATCGCCCAGTCAACACCAGTATATCAatatacgaaaattatcgtaaatatctgttCACAAATTTGGAATCATAAATAAATTCGAAAGAAGTGTACACAAGTTAATATTCCATCGGTTATAATAATAGTAGTTGACAaatatacgattttcagcacagagtTGGCGGGAGCTGGTAGGGCTTTTTTTGtcggaccactgcgaccattattttgatctattgtggtaataAATAAATGGATCGCTTACAATTATTGCTTTGCGCGTATAGCGTATCCACAGTAATACGTATAAGCGTTTCTCCTAGCCCAATATTTCCGATAAATCGGTGAATATGTGTACAAAAACGTTTAGCGCATTTCCCACTCAATTTGCAGAGTCCAGTTCGAAAGTGCGGTAGGTACAAACGTGCAATATAGTAAAATCGCTATAGGGTTACGGACcctcttcgtcatacgtaagcacgatccatatttcattgcGAGTTTTTAAAAGAATGAATCCTCAAGTACACAAGTTTTTTACACTagataaatctgacacatcttgcctgtacatgAACACACATTTAGtccgaaaaaatatttcggaacttacatttgtcaatggaacaatttttcatgctccagcgggagttcgtcatacgaaaattcacttcgtcataagcaacatttctttcgtttatcctgGACAGACGGcaattattttacaaaaatctatgcacgtattctttgagccgtgtgcaagagctacctaactactataaaaaaagtggaaatagtttgaatcacaactcaaaatttcaagtagttactcATCGTCATACTCAAACttctcttcgtcatattcaaaactggtagaaaaatcAAGTCAAGAGGACTTTAATTTTTTGAACAAATGGTGagaaatagtaattttctaacataatcttttctcgatagcgaagagacaatccataaatatcaacACCAGGTTAGTTTGACAGTAATTCGCATCcaaattggttataatgctggtttcttgtcCATATATCTGGAAAGCagacgaagacccgccgtagacaaacccatccagcaccctatgTATTAAGAAATACATTGGCATTGGGAAAAATAATTCAGATTCAGCTACAAGGCACAATTTTATCAGCACAAAAGTATTTAGTCTTTTTAGGCCTcagccaaaaacaaaaaaatagaccTCATGGTGGCCCTTattctcttatccagcaactgctATCTCtaactcctcgtggtaccagccggaatacgagcaaccttagcggagatcgggaaACCAACCCAGGAGGAAACCAATGTCGTATATCAACAGGAAAGGAGGAACCGTGTTGTTGCGACACTTTAGATGGCagtcccatcacgagactcggtagcgtaggccTTAGTACGGTTACCTATCTAAATCCAGCACACTAAAAAGAGCCAAGAACATTCTacttggaacattcggcatgcaCAAAGGTAACGAAATAAGAACATGGAAtgaaaacttggtacctggaactgcagatcgctaaatttcgttggtagcGACAGGGTGCTGTTCGATCAGAACCCCGAAAGCGCGGCTTTGTGGCACTGCagaagatctgtcgcaaaggcgtgGTGTGGAGGAATCGTGgcagcaaagcccaattttatcatagcggtggagcgaccaacgagctgggaacgggcttcgtagtgatgggcaaaatgcTGGATCGCGTGTTGGACTGGAATGCGATTAAAGAGAGAATGTGCATGTTGAGGATacaaggccgtttcttcaactacactatCATAaatgtgcattgtccacacgaaggtagacccgacgataagaagaaagcgttctatgcgcaactGGAGGTAACGTACGACAGCAGCTCACCACCacgcatcaagatcgtcatcggggatatgaacgctcaGGTAGgaagggaagcaatgtatagaccggtgattgggtcccatagcctgcacaccgatatgaacgataacggccagcgatgcatcaactttgcagcttcccaaggcttggtgatcagaaaTTTCGGCAGAACAAAGTGCACACGTATAATATTTTCGCGGATTTCAGAGTTGGGTTCCAAATTAACGTATCGAAAATCAAatacagagaaaacaacgttcgtctCCCATGAATAGTGACTATTGTCGACTATAGTGACTATAGtgactgtgaagtctgtcgataaagaagagtcaagtcttaggaagacgtttaagcccaaggctttgcttttttgtttgaagtCGGATCTGGGGTCTACTTTTTCCAGCTTGCTGCCatcggagagtagcgtcgatcttctcctggatccggttgaggattaccttacagagtactttgagagtaatacagagcaacgtgatgccacgccagttaccgcattcagttaggtctcctttcttagcgactttgaccaatatgccctgcatccagtccaccggaaaagttgcggtttcccaaatattgctgaaaagctgatacatcatctgggctgacaaagatgggtcagttttgagcatttcggctgaaatacgatctatccttggcgctctattggatttcatattcTTGATGGCTggtacaatttcatccagcgatggcgcctccgagttaacgcgattgattcgacgaactgtaggcgtcatacgctgctggtttttttggtctccgacatttgaaactcggaagagttgttcaaaatgttcagtccatcgcttaagctgttctgtacggtcagtcaatagctgaccagctctgtcctttagcggcatctttgtattcatcctggtaccacaaaggcggcgagaaatatcgtacaacaaacggatatcaccattggcggcggcggtttctccttgttcggctagggagttagtccaggctctcttgtcccgcctacaagcacgtttaacagccctctccagttcggcgtatcgttgacgggcagctatCTTAGCcgatccactccctccgcctgctgcgcgctttgccgagggtttcatcactggtcgtgatgaaggcattcttgatgccggtccattgctcttcaacggttccaccaggtggcagctccgaggctcgagattcaagttgttcgacaaaggcccttttcacctcagaattctcaaatcggcggacgtcgtagcggcatccaactttttcctcccgtcgttggacacgtgcgacgcgcagacgtaccgtgaacgcaggtaattccgatcagttcctaattccgatcactcaactaaagtaaccgatttttaaaagattgaattaaaatttatagcTCATTGGCAAGCTTTGAGCATGAGGATTTCCATAAACTACGGTTTTTGATTCCatcttctaaaaatcgactactttagttgagtgatcggaattaggagctgatcggaattacccgCGTTCAcggtatctcagcgataacaagaggatggtcggatgcaatatcagcgctgcgtttgttacgtacatcaagaaggcttcttctccatttccggctgatgcagatgtgatcgatttggttttctgttcggccgtcgcgggaaacccacgtgactttatgtactggtctatgggggaagagcgatccaccaatgaccatgtcgttaataccacaaaattctgtaaacagctccccgttttcgctcatctctcctaggccatggcgtcccatgacgcgtccaaagtccgcgttgtttgagcctatcttcgcgttgaagtcgcccaagtgaatttggatgtcccccttaaggattttctcaaccacgctgttcagctggctgtaaaacctctctttctcctgcaggtcggcagcatctgttggcgcatagcactggattgccgtaaggttcctaacccgtgttctgaatctagcaacaattattcgctcatttatcggttcccacttcatcagggccgcatgtgcccctgggctcagtaggaatccaactcctctttctcgaatAGCATTTTCACCCTCGTATGCCGCGTATTCAGCAAGTGTCCCCTCGGCTTtatgctgctagaagtaagCCTCGATTGCACGGCTGATTTCTTAGTCCCTGATTTTTGATATATCTTGCTACACCGTTTGTCACCGATTGCACGAGACTTCGCAGAGCAATATCAAGCGGGTTCCTGAAGATCTCGTGCAAATGCGGCTGATCGGAGGTAGGTTGCTCGTGTGTTTTGGTACTCTCGAGTCCGTCAGTGTTTTGTAAAAGATGGAGACGACGTGACGACTCATTCTATACATTATAGTCCCAAAATTTGCGACGGAAGTATCAATTCACTAgaagcaaaaacattccatcaagaagattGGCGTCTCTTCCTcacgcccatacaaatgacaaacAACAGAAGCAACAGTGCACTtctcccgacaaaagttgaagttgtgtgtacatgtattggtgggaaaagatgtgtgcgagcgtggcaatgcattgcatacgtatttgtgtacatccatattttgATTTACATACACTAATATGTGTTAGTTTAACTTTAACacggcagatagcattgctgttactgtctctcgacttttggcagagttgccagtcttcttggtGGAATGTTTTTGCTAGAAGCGAAGGCAAGTAGGATAATTGCTtaatagtggaccctttacctataatggacctcgggtacagtaTTTCCGAGAAAAtataacacgaaacagaaagtGCTAAACATACTACACAattcagtttataaaattttagctgaatttaatgattaatgCCCTCAAATCGACATTTTCCACAAGTTAGGGTTCATTTTATGGTTATCAATGCGATATATCGTCATTAATGGACCCTCTACTTGCAAAATACACTATAGTTTATTCGCTATCCTATCAATAGGTCGCTatcctacactgagaaaacttttcgtatagtttctatgtgtaccacacatagatttttgcaatgtgcccagtcaatgaactttatatgccaaacagttataatttatgggtacgcgaaacttttgcacatactattcatatgcgtatattttttatgtgtataattgcacatactatttatatccgtataatttttatgtgtatttctaggcaaattgtgcttatatgcggcacataataatcatctgggatttcatatggaaatttgccattagttatgtgcagaatattttgagtgtattgtaAACCACATggtccattaaaggaaaacggacattccaatctgttttgaaaaatgtgtaaaatatagagatttgcaaataaattgatatttttttaggtttaatcgaaagttactcgtattgtaagtgtCATCGGctgcgtgtttagcgttaccagtttaaaataattcacgGATGAAAACTACTCAGGCAATAACTGGTCCACTAaaggttgatttaccctatgcTTAATCTCCCTAAATGTGAAAAATGGAATTTATTTTCTCAcctattcgagatacaggtttgataCGTTTAGCAAAGATGTAAAACAATTTTACCAAAACATTATAGCTTTATCTTTTCatataaataataaatctatacctataaagaaggatttctgtctgtctgtctgtctgtccgtatgttccttatagaatcgaaaactactgaaccaatcggcatgaaaatatgcatgtagaggttttttggggccaggaaaggttttagtgatggttagaaacccctccccccactaagagggggggctcccatacaaatgaaacaccaatttctgcataactcgacaactaatcaagcaaatagaacaaaatttggcatgtgggtgttttcggtgacaagaatttattctatggtaaattgagacccctcccctctttataaggggaattataactcctctcctctttaaaagcggggacttccatacaaatttcctcataactcgagaactaatcaagcaaatggaaccaaatttggcatgtgaaggttttcgagggcaagaatattttctatagtaaattaggacccctccccactttaagaggggggctcctgtaccaaagaaacacaattttcctcctaaatcgagaagtaattaagcaaatggaacccaatttggcatgtgggtgtttttggagacaaaaattttttctatgatgaattgggaccccttcccgttttaggagggggggatcctatacacatgaaatacaaatttcctcataactgtagaactaatcaagcaaatggaacaaaatttggcatgtgaaagttttcgagggcaagaatattttctatggtaaataaggacccctccccactttaagagggggggctcctatacaatcgaaatacaaatttcctcataactcgagaactaatcaagcaaatggaaccaaatttggcacgtgggtgtttttggagacacaaattttttctatgatgaattgggacccctgcccactttaggaggggaggctcctatacaaatgaaattcaaatttcctcataactcgagaactaatcaagcaaattgaaccaaatttggcatgtggaggtttctggagacaaaaatattttctatggtgaattaggacccctcccaactttaagaggtggtgcttctacacaaatgaaatacaaatttcctcataattcgagaactaatcaagaaaatggaaccatatttggcatgtgggtgtttttggaggcaaccattttttctatgatgaattaggaccccttacctttttaagagggggggctctcatacaaacgaaatacaaatttcctcataactctagaactaatcaagcaaatggaaccaaatttatcatgtgggtgtttttgtaggcaagaatattttctatggtatattttctatggatttccccactttaagagggggggggggggctcctatacaaatgaaaaacaaatttcctcataactcgagaactaatcaagcaaatggaaccaaatttgacatgtaagtggttttggacgcaagatttttttctatggtgaattgagacccctctcttctttagaaagcgagttatggcccatcttccctttaagagggtgggcttccatacaaatgaaatgcaaatttcctcttatctcgagaactaatcaagcaaatggaacctaatttggcatgtgggagattttggagtcttgaatttattttacgatagttagagacctctcacccctgtggtagggggatatggactctcatacaaataaaacagaaatttttgcgaaattcaaaaactaatcgaactcgagaaattcgagactcttccataaaacattagtcaatacaagaccacaaaaactatctatagtaacactagatcattcaggacgagacggtcgcgagtgttgtcggtgacccgccgtcggaagcaccgccaaaaactcgagattgtggcaaagatcatccgagattcatgatttaggtACTGGTTgccgcaacctatttatgactaaaattagtcattaatcgattactacaactagtttataacaactgtgctactagggtagGTTCTAGGTGCTCGGTCAATGACCGCCGCTCACGATGGTgggttgccggcaacactcgcggcctgtgccCATCATCTATTTAGCGTTTATAAAATCTTCCTTGATAAGCCGACGAGCCTCTTCGGTTCCTCagaaatatttatgttttttttacaagagcaaggtatttataaaaattttcaaaggtGAATTTAAAAAGTATGGCTTTCGTACCCTATGGCAAACATAAGTCATGACTTTCGTCCATTATGCCAAACGTCCGTATGGCTACCGT contains these protein-coding regions:
- the LOC128740466 gene encoding dihydropyrimidine dehydrogenase [NADP(+)], with protein sequence MSCASVLTSKDLPDIESLLALNPRVKTHGSLVPTTVTKTVKKHWKRNTDRSCTSCTPLTNDFSDIKHTTLSERAALREAARCLKCADAPCQKSCPTQLDIKSFITSIANKNYYGAAKAIFSDNPLGLTCGMVCPTSDLCVGGCNLQAAEEGAINIGGLQQFATEVFKQMGLHQIVPPNVAPLKFPNKKIALIGGGPASLSCATFLGRLGYTDITIYEKRNYLGGLSSAEIPQYRLPIDVVKFEIQLVQDLGVKFETGRILSTKDVTVQGLLDSGNDAVFLGIGLPQPKIDRVFQGLTQNQGFYTSKDFLPLVSDGSKQGLCACKVAASNFPTLSGNVIVLGAGDTAFDCATSALRCGARKVFVVFRKGNNNIRAVPEEVELAREERCEFIPFMSPKEVILRDGKIAAAEFVRTEQDEAGNWIEDADQTTRLKANFIISAFGSELNDKEVIDALKPVPLNRWNLPQVDSKTQQTPVPSVFCGGDLAGAAETTVESVNDGKTAAWYMHCYLQGIPFDAPPQLPLFYTEIDKVDLSVDVCGVKFENPFGLASAPPTTSTAMIRRAFEQGWGFAVTKTFALDKDTVTNVSPRIVRGVTAGHNYGPQQGAFLNIELISEKCADYWLTGVTELKRDFPNKVVIASIMCTYNEEDWTELAKRAEAAGADMLELNLSCPHGMGESGMGLACGQDPKLVYNISLWVRAAVKIPFFVKLTPNITDIVAIAQAAQRGKADGVSAINTVQGLMSINASGSPWPAVGVDKRTTYGGVSGNATRPQALRAVSLIGNKIPGFPICGIGGIDSADVALQFIQCGAPILQICSSIQNQDFTVVEDYITGLKTLLFLKANPPPQSLPWDGQSPPAMKLQKGKPVAPLLDDDGKPLLNFGEYKKKREEKLAQLRLQNGPMWDPCAKENTENGLSSEPKTAYRIKDVLGAALPKIGSYKSLDNKQQVVALIDDDLCINCGKCYMTCADSGYQAIEFDAVTHLPHVTDDCTGCNLCLSVCPIIDCINMVPKKIPHVIKRGQIKSRVAVHALSLSQ